A genomic stretch from Thermomonospora umbrina includes:
- a CDS encoding VOC family protein produces MTTSPTTEPTLHTVNAHLAVDDGRRALEWYPEALGARLVGEPTIMDDGRVGHAELALGDSVFMLADEWPELDLVGPRARGGASVSLYLRVPDADAAVARAVERGAELERPVDDAPHGRNGVIKDPFGHRWMVVTPTVEPAASPRRLRRGDVGYVSLWVPDVERAAAFYQAVLGWRYQAGSTEQGRRVEGLSQPVGLWGGREHRTLFTCFAVDDVGSAVRRIRDAGGRAEEPHREPYGLLATCEDDQGLPFAVFEPVGDATAPGSPGNGEISYLTFEVPDSARFRAFFGAVLGWEFVRGTVEDGWEARIGNEQVRYMVGMHGGHERSAVVPMYAVDDIDVAVANVRAAGGTATDPERRSYGTSSYCTDDQGSAFYLGRH; encoded by the coding sequence ATGACGACGAGCCCGACGACCGAGCCGACACTGCACACGGTCAACGCCCACCTGGCGGTCGACGACGGGCGGCGGGCGCTGGAGTGGTACCCGGAGGCGCTCGGGGCCCGGCTGGTGGGCGAGCCCACGATCATGGACGACGGCCGGGTCGGGCACGCGGAGCTGGCCCTGGGCGACTCGGTGTTCATGCTCGCCGACGAGTGGCCCGAGCTGGACCTGGTGGGGCCGCGCGCCCGGGGCGGCGCGAGCGTGTCGCTCTACCTGCGGGTGCCGGACGCGGACGCGGCCGTGGCCCGCGCGGTGGAGCGGGGCGCGGAGCTGGAACGCCCGGTCGACGACGCCCCCCACGGCCGCAACGGGGTGATCAAGGACCCGTTCGGCCACCGCTGGATGGTCGTCACCCCGACCGTCGAGCCCGCCGCGTCCCCGCGGAGGCTGCGGCGGGGCGACGTCGGCTACGTCTCGCTGTGGGTGCCGGACGTCGAGCGCGCCGCCGCGTTCTACCAGGCGGTGCTGGGTTGGCGTTACCAGGCGGGGAGCACCGAGCAGGGCCGCCGGGTGGAGGGCCTGTCACAGCCCGTGGGCCTGTGGGGCGGTCGGGAGCACCGCACGCTGTTCACCTGTTTCGCGGTGGACGACGTGGGCTCCGCCGTCCGTCGGATCCGGGACGCGGGCGGCCGTGCGGAGGAGCCGCACCGGGAGCCGTACGGGCTGCTCGCGACGTGCGAGGACGACCAGGGTCTGCCGTTCGCGGTGTTCGAGCCGGTGGGCGACGCGACGGCGCCCGGAAGCCCGGGGAACGGCGAGATCTCCTACCTGACCTTCGAGGTCCCCGACTCGGCGCGGTTCCGGGCGTTCTTCGGCGCGGTCCTCGGCTGGGAGTTCGTGCGCGGCACCGTCGAGGACGGTTGGGAGGCCCGGATCGGGAACGAGCAGGTCCGCTACATGGTCGGCATGCACGGCGGCCACGAGCGCTCCGCCGTCGTGCCGATGTACGCCGTCGACGACATCGACGTGGCGGTCGCCAACGTCAGGGCGGCGGGCGGCACGGCCACCGACCCGGAGCGACGGTCGTACGGGACGAGCTCGTACTGCACCGACGACCAGGGATCGGCCTTCTATCTCGGTCGACACTGA
- a CDS encoding hydroxymethylglutaryl-CoA lyase, translating to MTVVPWEGLPERVTIYEVGPRDGLQNEKAIVPVADKAEFIARLVAAGLRTVEATSLVHPKWVPQLADAEDLLAVLPRAEGVRLPVLVPNERGLDRALASGISEIAVFGSATETFARRNLNRTVAESLEMFAPVVARARENGLWVRAYVSMCFGDPWEGDVPVERVVAVATRLMDLGCDELSLGDTIGVGTPGHVTALIGALIEAGVGVDRLAVHFHDTYGQALSNTLAALRAGVTTVDASAGGLGGCPYAESATGNLATEDLVWMLDGLGVETGVDLPALVETSRWMAGRLGRPSPSRVVQALSRGGPRT from the coding sequence ATGACCGTGGTGCCGTGGGAGGGCCTGCCGGAGCGGGTGACGATCTACGAGGTCGGGCCGCGCGACGGGCTGCAGAACGAGAAGGCGATCGTCCCGGTCGCCGACAAGGCCGAGTTCATCGCCCGACTCGTCGCGGCCGGGCTGCGCACGGTGGAGGCCACGAGCCTCGTCCACCCGAAGTGGGTGCCGCAGCTCGCCGACGCCGAGGATCTGCTCGCCGTCCTGCCCCGCGCGGAGGGCGTCCGGCTCCCCGTCCTGGTGCCGAACGAACGGGGCCTGGACCGGGCGCTGGCGTCGGGCATCTCCGAGATCGCCGTGTTCGGGAGCGCCACCGAGACGTTCGCCCGACGGAACCTGAACCGGACCGTGGCCGAGTCGCTGGAGATGTTCGCGCCGGTCGTCGCCCGGGCCCGCGAGAACGGGCTGTGGGTGCGCGCCTACGTGTCCATGTGCTTCGGCGACCCGTGGGAGGGCGACGTCCCCGTCGAGCGGGTGGTGGCGGTCGCGACCCGGCTGATGGATCTGGGGTGCGACGAGCTGAGTCTCGGCGACACGATCGGCGTCGGCACACCCGGCCACGTCACCGCCCTGATCGGCGCGCTGATCGAGGCCGGGGTGGGTGTCGACCGGCTCGCCGTCCACTTCCACGACACCTACGGGCAGGCGCTGTCCAACACGCTGGCCGCGCTCCGCGCCGGGGTGACCACGGTGGACGCCTCGGCGGGCGGCCTCGGCGGCTGCCCGTACGCCGAGAGCGCCACCGGCAACCTCGCCACCGAGGACCTGGTCTGGATGCTCGACGGGCTGGGCGTCGAGACCGGGGTGGACCTGCCCGCGCTGGTGGAGACCAGCCGCTGGATGGCCGGCCGCCTGGGCCGCCCCAGCCCGTCCCGCGTCGTCCAGGCACTGAGCCGAGGGGGTCCCCGAACATGA
- a CDS encoding acetyl/propionyl/methylcrotonyl-CoA carboxylase subunit alpha — MFETVLIANRGEIAVRIARTLRRLGVRSVAVHTAADADARHVREADEAVEIPGYLDIDAVMRAARATEAEAVHPGYGFLAENTAFAAACADAGLVFVGPPASAIETMGDKIRAKRTVAAAGVPVVPGRDEAGLSDAELAEAAREIGLPVLIKPSAGGGGKGMRLVRDEVDLPEAIAAARREARGAFGDDTLLIERFVANPRHIEVQVFADAHGNTVHLGERECSLQRRHQKIVEEAPSPLLDAEARERMGAAAVAAARAVGYTGAGTVEYIVSADRPDEYHFMEMNTRLQVEHPVTELITGLDLVELQLRVAAGEPLPFTQEDVEQRGHAVEARVYAEDPARGFLPTGGRVLALREPEGPDVRIDSGVAEGGDVGSSYDPMLAKVIAWGPDRATALRRLDRALASYTLLGVPSNVAFLRALLGHPDVVAGRLDTGLVERSLDGLLPAGVPAEVLAAAALERVLALETDHADGARRGSHPPNSGVRDPWAIPDGWRLGGRAWTPWIITPAGGDPVEVRVRGLASAAEVSVDGAEPVPASLTRDDGLLHLRFDGRTRSYECARDGDTVWLGRDGHTWALTEHVRGEHAGTGAAGAADGVLRSPMPGTVLAVKAAEGDRVVEGQPLVVVEAMKMEHTVTAPVDGVLTRIAVAPGAGVALDAVLAEITPEEAAS, encoded by the coding sequence ATGTTCGAGACCGTCCTGATCGCCAACCGCGGCGAGATCGCCGTCCGGATCGCCCGCACGCTGCGGCGGCTCGGGGTGCGCTCGGTGGCCGTGCACACCGCCGCCGACGCGGATGCCCGCCACGTGCGGGAGGCCGACGAGGCCGTGGAGATCCCGGGTTACCTCGACATCGACGCGGTCATGAGGGCCGCTCGGGCGACCGAGGCCGAGGCCGTCCATCCGGGGTACGGATTCCTCGCCGAGAACACCGCGTTCGCCGCCGCCTGCGCCGACGCCGGGCTGGTGTTCGTCGGGCCGCCCGCGTCGGCGATCGAGACGATGGGCGACAAGATCCGCGCCAAGCGCACGGTCGCGGCGGCGGGTGTCCCCGTGGTGCCGGGCCGCGACGAGGCCGGGCTGTCGGACGCCGAACTGGCCGAGGCGGCCCGCGAGATCGGCCTGCCCGTCCTGATCAAGCCGTCGGCCGGCGGCGGCGGCAAGGGCATGCGGCTGGTCCGCGACGAGGTGGACCTGCCGGAGGCGATCGCCGCGGCGCGCCGTGAGGCGCGCGGGGCCTTCGGCGACGACACCCTGCTGATCGAACGGTTCGTCGCCAACCCCCGGCACATCGAGGTGCAGGTCTTCGCCGACGCGCACGGCAACACCGTCCATCTCGGCGAGCGCGAGTGCTCCCTGCAGCGCCGCCATCAGAAGATCGTCGAGGAGGCCCCGTCGCCGCTGCTGGACGCGGAGGCCCGCGAGCGCATGGGCGCGGCGGCGGTCGCGGCGGCCCGCGCGGTCGGCTACACGGGCGCGGGCACGGTCGAGTACATCGTCTCGGCGGACCGTCCCGACGAGTACCACTTCATGGAGATGAACACCCGGCTCCAGGTCGAGCACCCCGTCACCGAGCTGATCACCGGCCTGGACCTGGTCGAACTCCAGCTCCGGGTGGCCGCCGGCGAGCCGCTGCCGTTCACCCAGGAGGACGTCGAGCAGCGCGGCCACGCCGTCGAGGCCCGCGTGTACGCCGAGGACCCGGCACGGGGCTTCCTTCCCACGGGCGGTCGCGTCCTGGCGCTGCGCGAGCCGGAGGGCCCGGACGTGCGGATCGACTCCGGGGTGGCCGAGGGCGGCGACGTCGGCAGCTCCTATGACCCGATGCTGGCCAAGGTGATCGCCTGGGGCCCCGACCGCGCCACCGCCCTGCGCCGCCTCGACCGGGCGCTGGCGTCGTACACGCTGCTCGGCGTGCCGTCCAACGTGGCGTTCCTGCGGGCGCTGCTCGGCCACCCGGACGTGGTGGCGGGCCGCCTCGACACGGGCCTGGTGGAGCGGTCGCTCGACGGGCTGCTCCCGGCGGGCGTCCCCGCCGAGGTGCTCGCCGCCGCCGCGTTGGAACGGGTGCTCGCATTGGAGACCGACCACGCCGACGGTGCTCGCCGGGGGTCACACCCGCCGAACTCCGGTGTCCGGGACCCTTGGGCCATCCCCGATGGCTGGCGGCTCGGCGGGAGGGCTTGGACGCCGTGGATCATCACCCCGGCGGGCGGCGACCCCGTGGAGGTCCGTGTCCGGGGTCTGGCCTCCGCCGCCGAGGTCTCCGTGGACGGCGCCGAGCCCGTTCCGGCGTCGCTGACCCGCGACGACGGCCTGCTGCACCTGCGCTTCGACGGCCGGACCCGCTCGTACGAGTGCGCCCGTGACGGCGACACGGTGTGGCTGGGGCGCGACGGGCACACGTGGGCGCTGACCGAGCACGTCCGGGGCGAGCACGCCGGAACGGGCGCGGCGGGCGCCGCCGACGGCGTGTTGCGCAGCCCCATGCCGGGCACGGTGCTGGCGGTGAAGGCGGCCGAGGGCGACCGCGTCGTCGAGGGGCAGCCGCTGGTGGTGGTCGAGGCGATGAAGATGGAGCACACCGTGACCGCCCCCGTCGACGGCGTCCTGACCAGAATCGCCGTCGCCCCCGGGGCCGGTGTCGCGCTCGACGCCGTGCTCGCCGAGATCACTCCGGAGGAGGCCGCGTCATGA
- a CDS encoding carboxyl transferase domain-containing protein produces MTGPVADTAGEAFARNVEVNRSLAAALRERTARAALGGPERSRQRHVARGKLLPRDRVDGLLDPGSPFLELSPLAAYGMYDDAAPGAGVITGIGRISGRECVIVANDATVKGGTYYPISVKKHLRAQEVALHNRLPCVYLVDSGGAFLPEQDEVFPDREHFGRIFFNQANMSRQGIAQIAAVLGSCTAGGAYVPAMSDEAVIVRGQGTIFLGGPPLVKAATGEVVTAEELGGGELHARTSGVTDHLAEDDAHALRIVRDIVATLGPREPRPWDVAPPEEPAADPEELYGVVPADPRTPYDVREVISRVVDGSRFQEFKREYGATLVTGFARIHGHPVGIVANNGILFAESALKGAHFVELCDRRSIPLVFLQNITGFMVGRRYEAGGIAKHGAKMVTAVACARVPKFTVVIGGSFGAGNYAMCGRAYSPRFLWMWPNARVSVMGGEQAASVLSTVRRDQLGDSWSPEDEEAFKEPIREQYERQGNPYYSTARLWDDGVIDPLDTRRVLGLALSVAANAPLEPVGYGVFRM; encoded by the coding sequence ATGACGGGACCGGTGGCGGACACCGCGGGCGAGGCGTTCGCGCGCAACGTCGAGGTGAACCGGTCGCTGGCCGCCGCATTGCGCGAACGGACCGCGCGGGCGGCGCTCGGCGGGCCCGAGCGTTCCCGGCAGCGGCACGTGGCGCGCGGCAAGCTGCTCCCCCGCGACCGGGTGGACGGCCTGCTCGACCCGGGCTCGCCGTTCCTGGAGCTGTCCCCGCTGGCGGCGTACGGCATGTACGACGACGCCGCCCCGGGCGCGGGTGTCATCACCGGCATCGGGCGGATCTCCGGGCGCGAGTGCGTGATCGTCGCCAACGACGCCACCGTCAAGGGCGGCACCTACTACCCCATCTCGGTCAAGAAGCACCTGCGGGCCCAAGAGGTCGCCCTCCACAACCGGCTGCCGTGCGTCTACCTGGTCGACTCCGGGGGGGCCTTCCTGCCCGAGCAGGACGAGGTCTTCCCCGACCGCGAGCACTTCGGCCGCATCTTCTTCAACCAGGCGAACATGTCGCGGCAGGGCATCGCGCAGATCGCCGCCGTGCTGGGGTCGTGCACGGCGGGGGGCGCCTACGTGCCCGCGATGAGCGACGAGGCCGTGATCGTGCGCGGCCAGGGCACCATCTTCCTGGGCGGCCCCCCGCTGGTGAAGGCCGCCACCGGCGAGGTCGTCACCGCCGAGGAGCTGGGCGGCGGCGAGCTGCACGCCCGGACGTCGGGCGTCACCGACCACCTCGCCGAGGACGACGCGCACGCGCTGCGGATCGTCCGCGACATCGTCGCCACCCTCGGTCCCCGTGAGCCCCGGCCCTGGGACGTCGCGCCGCCCGAGGAGCCGGCCGCCGACCCCGAGGAGCTGTACGGCGTCGTCCCGGCCGACCCGCGCACCCCCTACGACGTGCGCGAGGTGATCTCCCGCGTCGTGGACGGCAGCCGCTTCCAGGAGTTCAAGCGCGAGTACGGGGCCACGCTGGTCACCGGGTTCGCCCGGATCCACGGGCATCCGGTCGGGATCGTGGCCAACAACGGCATCCTGTTCGCCGAGTCGGCGCTGAAGGGCGCGCACTTCGTCGAGTTGTGCGACCGGCGTTCGATCCCGCTGGTGTTCCTGCAGAACATCACCGGGTTCATGGTGGGCCGTCGGTACGAGGCGGGCGGGATCGCCAAGCACGGAGCGAAGATGGTCACCGCCGTGGCCTGCGCGCGGGTCCCCAAGTTCACCGTGGTCATCGGCGGGTCGTTCGGCGCGGGCAACTACGCGATGTGCGGCCGGGCGTACTCGCCGCGCTTCCTGTGGATGTGGCCGAACGCGCGGGTGTCGGTGATGGGCGGCGAGCAGGCCGCCTCGGTGCTGTCGACGGTCCGCCGCGACCAGCTCGGCGACTCCTGGTCCCCCGAGGACGAGGAGGCGTTCAAGGAGCCGATCCGCGAGCAGTACGAACGGCAGGGCAACCCGTACTACTCCACGGCCCGGCTGTGGGACGACGGGGTGATCGACCCGCTGGACACCCGGCGGGTGCTGGGGCTGGCGCTGTCGGTCGCCGCCAACGCGCCGCTGGAGCCGGTGGGCTACGGCGTCTTCCGGATGTGA
- a CDS encoding MarR family winged helix-turn-helix transcriptional regulator yields the protein MQTTSSVDRLADGLLDLMTYVTKSAQGGILRDVRELELSLSQVRTLFLVDRAPSPPALHELAAELGLSMASAGRAADALVRHSLAERHEDASDRRVKRITLTAAGRDVLARLHAARRDDLRRFAETLTEEERTGLVNALAPILNRPDVRALTIGTHC from the coding sequence GTGCAAACGACCTCCTCGGTGGATCGCCTCGCCGACGGGCTGCTCGACCTCATGACGTACGTGACGAAGTCCGCACAGGGCGGAATTCTTCGCGACGTCAGGGAGTTGGAGCTCTCGTTGTCCCAGGTGCGCACGCTGTTCCTGGTGGACCGGGCTCCCAGCCCCCCGGCCCTCCACGAGCTGGCGGCGGAGCTGGGACTGTCCATGGCCTCCGCCGGGCGCGCCGCCGACGCGCTGGTCCGCCACTCCCTGGCGGAACGGCACGAAGACGCGTCCGACCGCCGTGTGAAACGGATCACGCTCACCGCCGCGGGCCGTGACGTGCTGGCCCGGCTGCACGCCGCGCGCCGGGACGATCTGCGGCGCTTCGCGGAGACGCTGACCGAGGAGGAACGTACGGGGCTGGTGAACGCGCTGGCCCCCATCCTGAACCGCCCGGACGTCCGGGCCCTGACGATAGGAACGCACTGTTGA
- a CDS encoding TetR/AcrR family transcriptional regulator: MTEATGTPTRRAEIVNAAAELFARHGYHGVSIGDLGRAVGLTGPALYRHFPAKDAVLAEILLDISRRLLAEGARRAAAPDPAEALDALLRWHIDFALANRALITVHERELDNVPEPQRHEIRRAQRAYVEEWVGVLRRLHTVPEERARAAVHAVFGLLNSTPHSAGALDRAAMAGLLHAMAAAALDRAAQCRPR, from the coding sequence ATGACGGAGGCCACCGGGACCCCCACCCGCCGGGCGGAGATCGTCAACGCCGCCGCGGAGCTGTTCGCCCGCCACGGCTACCACGGCGTGTCGATCGGCGACCTCGGCCGGGCCGTGGGCCTCACCGGCCCCGCCCTCTACCGGCACTTCCCGGCCAAGGACGCCGTGCTCGCCGAGATCCTGCTCGACATCAGCCGCCGGCTGCTCGCCGAGGGGGCCCGGCGCGCCGCCGCGCCCGACCCGGCCGAGGCCCTGGACGCGCTGCTGCGCTGGCACATCGACTTCGCCCTGGCCAACCGGGCGCTGATCACCGTGCACGAGCGGGAACTGGACAACGTGCCCGAGCCGCAGCGCCACGAGATCCGCCGCGCCCAGCGCGCCTACGTCGAGGAGTGGGTCGGGGTCCTGCGCCGCCTCCACACCGTGCCGGAGGAACGGGCCCGCGCCGCCGTCCACGCCGTGTTCGGGCTGCTCAACTCCACGCCGCACAGCGCCGGCGCCCTCGACCGGGCCGCGATGGCGGGCCTGCTGCACGCCATGGCCGCCGCCGCCCTCGACCGCGCGGCTCAGTGTCGACCGAGATAG
- a CDS encoding acyl-CoA dehydrogenase family protein, protein MIDFTLSPEHEELRRSVERFAREVVAPVIGDLYERGEFPYEIVAQMGRMGLFGLPFPEEHGGMGGDYFALCLALEELARVDSSVAVTLEAGVSLGAMPIFRYGTEEQRRRWLPALCAGERLAAFGLTEPGGGSDVPGGMRTTARLEDGHWVINGSKSFITNAGTDVTAFTTVTALTGDREISTIIVPNGTPGFTVGRKYSKVGWSASDTRELSFDDVRVPEENLVGGRGRGYAQFLRILDEGRIALAALSVGLAQGCVDESLRYVREREAFGRAIGEYQAIQFKVADMEVRAHTARLAYYAAAARMLAGESFKKEASIAKLVASNAAMDNARDATQIFGGYGFMNEYAVGRFYRDAKILEVGEGTSEVQRMLIARALGMPS, encoded by the coding sequence ATGATCGACTTCACGTTGTCTCCGGAGCACGAGGAGCTGCGCCGCTCCGTGGAGCGGTTCGCCCGCGAGGTGGTCGCCCCGGTCATCGGCGACCTGTACGAGCGGGGCGAGTTCCCGTACGAGATCGTCGCGCAGATGGGGAGGATGGGCCTGTTCGGGCTGCCGTTCCCCGAGGAGCACGGCGGCATGGGCGGCGACTACTTCGCGCTGTGCCTGGCCCTGGAGGAGCTGGCCCGGGTCGACTCCTCGGTGGCGGTCACGCTGGAGGCCGGGGTCTCGCTGGGCGCGATGCCGATCTTCCGGTACGGCACCGAGGAGCAGCGGCGGCGGTGGCTGCCGGCGCTGTGCGCGGGCGAGCGACTGGCGGCGTTCGGGCTGACCGAGCCCGGCGGCGGCTCGGACGTGCCCGGCGGCATGCGGACCACCGCCCGACTGGAGGACGGCCACTGGGTGATCAACGGCTCCAAGTCGTTCATCACCAACGCGGGCACGGACGTGACCGCGTTCACCACGGTGACCGCGCTGACCGGCGACCGCGAGATCTCCACGATCATCGTCCCGAACGGGACGCCCGGCTTCACCGTCGGCCGCAAGTACTCCAAGGTCGGCTGGTCGGCGTCCGACACCCGGGAGCTGTCGTTCGACGACGTGCGGGTGCCGGAGGAGAACCTCGTCGGCGGGCGCGGCCGGGGCTATGCGCAGTTCCTGCGGATCCTGGACGAGGGCCGGATCGCGCTGGCGGCCCTGTCGGTGGGCCTGGCCCAGGGCTGCGTGGACGAGAGCCTGCGGTACGTCCGCGAGCGCGAGGCGTTCGGTCGGGCGATCGGCGAGTACCAGGCCATCCAGTTCAAGGTCGCCGACATGGAGGTGCGCGCCCACACGGCCCGGCTGGCCTACTACGCGGCGGCGGCGCGGATGCTGGCGGGCGAGTCGTTCAAGAAGGAGGCGTCGATCGCCAAGCTGGTGGCGTCCAACGCCGCGATGGACAACGCCCGGGACGCCACCCAGATCTTCGGCGGCTACGGCTTCATGAACGAGTACGCGGTGGGCCGGTTCTACCGCGACGCCAAGATCCTGGAAGTCGGGGAGGGCACCTCCGAGGTGCAGCGCATGTTGATCGCGCGCGCCCTGGGGATGCCCTCCTGA
- a CDS encoding lysylphosphatidylglycerol synthase transmembrane domain-containing protein has product MLPATHPATIPRVRRRRWALGAAVVAALALVVAITGTAGHVRACFAALADVHWAFLVALGVLSALHYVLAGITLRAVAEVATPLGETILVQFTAAAANRLTPSGLGAAAVNTRYLVCRGTDTVRAVTSVAVMQVMGAVADLLLLLAIAALSPGSGGTLGLLASRAVEAAGALPVAPALALVAVVAVIALVCGGRVLRSRAAAHALARVLAGCAGLLRRPGDLCLTLLASAATTLVMAVALAVATLAVPGTGVAPADLWIIVTAYMIGSAAGSALPSPGGVGGTEAALVATLTAVGVAAGPALHAVLLFRALTYWAPVPFGAVAARRLSPMTERGI; this is encoded by the coding sequence GTGCTGCCCGCGACACACCCCGCGACGATCCCCCGAGTCCGCCGGCGTCGGTGGGCCCTGGGCGCCGCGGTCGTGGCCGCGCTCGCGCTCGTCGTGGCGATCACCGGAACGGCCGGGCACGTCAGGGCCTGCTTCGCGGCGTTGGCGGACGTGCACTGGGCGTTCCTCGTGGCCCTCGGGGTGCTGTCGGCCCTGCACTACGTGCTCGCGGGCATCACGCTCCGGGCGGTCGCCGAGGTCGCGACACCCCTCGGCGAGACCATCCTCGTGCAGTTCACGGCGGCCGCCGCGAACCGCCTCACCCCGAGCGGGCTCGGGGCCGCCGCCGTCAACACCCGCTATCTGGTGTGCCGCGGGACGGACACCGTGCGGGCGGTCACGTCGGTGGCGGTGATGCAGGTGATGGGCGCGGTGGCCGACCTGCTGCTCCTGCTGGCGATCGCCGCGCTGAGCCCGGGGAGCGGGGGGACGCTGGGGCTGCTGGCCTCGCGGGCGGTCGAGGCGGCGGGTGCGCTGCCCGTCGCGCCGGCCCTGGCGCTGGTGGCGGTCGTCGCCGTGATCGCCCTGGTGTGCGGGGGCCGGGTGCTGCGGTCGCGGGCGGCGGCGCACGCCCTCGCGCGCGTCCTCGCCGGATGCGCGGGGCTGCTGCGGCGTCCCGGGGACCTGTGCCTGACCCTGCTGGCCTCGGCGGCGACGACGCTGGTGATGGCCGTCGCCCTCGCCGTCGCCACGCTGGCCGTGCCCGGCACCGGGGTCGCGCCCGCCGACCTGTGGATCATCGTCACCGCTTACATGATCGGGTCCGCCGCCGGCTCCGCGCTGCCGTCCCCGGGAGGGGTGGGCGGCACCGAGGCGGCGCTGGTGGCGACGCTCACCGCGGTCGGCGTCGCGGCGGGCCCGGCCCTGCACGCCGTGCTGCTGTTCCGTGCCCTCACCTATTGGGCCCCGGTCCCGTTCGGCGCGGTGGCGGCGCGGCGACTGTCGCCGATGACTGAACGAGGGATCTGA